A section of the Mastomys coucha isolate ucsf_1 unplaced genomic scaffold, UCSF_Mcou_1 pScaffold15, whole genome shotgun sequence genome encodes:
- the Chrm5 gene encoding muscarinic acetylcholine receptor M5 yields the protein MEPESYHNETTVNGTPVNHQALERHGLWEVITIAAVTAVVSLMTIVGNVLVMISFKVNSQLKTVNNYYLLSLACADLIIGVFSMNLYTTYILMGRWVLGSLACDLWLALDYVASNASVMNLLVISFDRYFSITRPLTYRAKRTPKRAGIMIGLAWLVSFILWAPAILCWQYLVGKRTVPPDECQIQFLSEPTITFGTAIAAFYIPVSVMTILYCRIYRETEKRTKDLADLQGSDSVAEVKKRKPAHRTLLRSFFSCPRPSLAQRERNQASWSSSHRSTSTTGKPTQATDLSADWEKAEQVTNCSSYPSSEDEAKPTTDPVFQVVYKSEAKESPGKEFNTQETKETFANPRAENTDYDTPKYFLSPAAAHRLKSQKCVAYKFRLVVKADGTQETNNGCRKVKIMPCSFPVSKDPSTKGLDPNLSHQMTKRKRMVLVKERKAAQTLSAILLAFIITWTPYNIMVLVSTFCDKCVPVTLWHLGYWLCYVNSTINPICYALCNRTFRKTFKLLLLCQWKKKKVEEKLYWQGNSKLP from the coding sequence ATGGAACCAGAGTCTTACCACAATGAAACCACTGTCAACGGCACCCCGGTCAATCACCAGGCTTTGGAACGCCATGGACTGTGGGAAGTCATTACTATTGCAGCTGTGACGGCTGTGGTCAGCCTGATGACCATTGTTGGCAATGTCTTGGTCATGATCTCCTTCAAAGTCAACAGTCAGCTCAAGACAGTTAACAACTACTACCTGCTCAGCTTGGCCTGTGCAGACCTCATCATTGGCGTCTTCTCCATGAATCTCTACACGACCTACATCCTCATGGGACGCTGGGTTCTCGGGAGTCTGGCTTGTGACCTTTGGCTTGCACTCGACTATGTAGCCAGCAACGCTTCTGTCATGAACCTTTTGGTGATAAGCTTTGACCGTTACTTTTCCATCACAAGACCACTGACATACCGGGCCAAGCGTACCCCAAAGAGGGCTGGCATCATGATCGGCTTGGCATGGCTGGTCTCCTTCATCCTCTGGGCGCCAGCCATCCTCTGCTGGCAGTACTTGGTTGGGAAGCGGACAGTACCTCCTGATGAGTGCCAGATCCAGTTCCTTTCAGAGCCTACCATCACTTTTGGGACCGCCATTGCTGCCTTCTACATCCCTGTCTCCGTCATGACCATACTCTACTGCCGGATCTACCGGGAAACAGAGAAGCGAACCAAGGACCTAGCTGACCTCCAAGGTTCCGATTCTGTGGCAGAAGTCAAGAAGAGAAAGCCGGCTCACAGGACCCTGCTCAGATCTTTCTTTAGCTGCCCTAGACCCAGCCTGGCCCAGAGAGAAAGGAATCAGGCCTCCTGGTCATCCTCTCATAGAAGCACCTCAACAACAGGAAAGCCAACCCAGGCCACTGACCTAAGTGCTGACTGGGAAAAGGCTGAACAGGTTACCAACTGTAGCAGCTACCCCTCTTCAGAGGATGAAGCCAAGCCCACCACTGACCCTGTCTTTCAagtggtctacaagagtgaggcCAAGGAAAGCCCAGGGAAGGAATTCAATACCCAGGAGACCAAGGAAACATTTGCGAACCCTCGGGCTGAAAACACTGACTATGACACTCCCAAATACTTCCTGTCTCCAGCTGCTGCTCACAGACTCAAGAGTCAGAAGTGTGTTGCCTATAAGTTCCGATTGGTGGTAAAAGCTGACGGGACCCAGGAGACTAACAATGGCTGTCGCAAGGTGAAAATTATGCCCTGTTCCTTCCCAGTATCCAAAGACCCTTCAACAAAAGGCTTGGATCCCAACCTCAGCCATCAAATGACCAAACGAAAGAGAATGGTCCTAGTTAAAGAGAGGAAAGCGGCCCAGACCTTGAGCGCCATTCTCCTGGCCTTCATCATCACGTGGACCCCTTATAACATCATGGTCCTGGTTTCTACCTTCTGTGACAAGTGTGTCCCTGTCACCCTGTGGCACTTGGGTTACTGGCTGTGCTATGTCAACAGCACCATCAACCCCATCTGCTACGCCCTCTGCAACAGAACATTCAGGAAGACCTTTAAGCTGCTCCTTCTCTgccagtggaaaaagaaaaaagtggaagAGAAATTGTATTGGCAAGGCAACAGCAAGCTACCCTGA